Proteins encoded in a region of the Aminivibrio sp. genome:
- a CDS encoding MFS transporter gives MSLSKSTVRGLVSDSSFPLFLLLVGSFFLTIFFRISASVVLPLEGERLGMSAAMIGFISSLHFYAYAFLQPVSGILHDRYGPVRVVITGLLLTAGSCLLLTFVRTPFTLGAWRLLSGFGVAPMYSAVLVFQAFAFPPERYCFYAAINMGLSSLGAIVSVAPLGFAVDTFGMTGTFALLSAIPLVMALVLVRKAPADPIRLSAAGKEARSLFSIFPGIGKAILFIMKNRRIRAIQILWAISSASLLTFQGLWGVSWFAAAFNASPGSARFWSSLVSVGMMLGPVSTGGVVVSPAGLPGIIRKVSAANALSWFLLLAAVGWGGAVWVGGLAAFIVGMTSGMRGVFSLAAITAVSRPGERGAVFGAMNMTAVLSAVVFQWGTGIIIDHFPGGTPGTFTSAGYFAGFTVVACAMAASLLALRPLGREPLAPDTGEEGKD, from the coding sequence GTGTCATTATCTAAAAGCACCGTCCGAGGCCTGGTTTCCGATTCGTCTTTCCCCCTCTTTCTCCTCCTGGTGGGCTCGTTCTTCCTGACCATTTTCTTCCGCATTTCCGCCTCCGTGGTGCTGCCCCTGGAAGGCGAGCGGCTCGGCATGAGCGCGGCGATGATCGGTTTCATCTCAAGCCTCCACTTCTACGCCTACGCTTTTCTGCAGCCTGTCTCGGGCATTCTCCACGACCGGTACGGCCCGGTGAGGGTGGTTATCACCGGGCTGCTCCTCACGGCTGGTTCATGCCTTCTGCTCACCTTCGTGAGGACCCCCTTCACCCTGGGGGCATGGCGGCTTCTCTCGGGATTCGGTGTCGCCCCCATGTATTCCGCCGTGCTCGTCTTCCAGGCCTTCGCCTTCCCGCCCGAGCGCTACTGCTTTTACGCGGCCATCAACATGGGACTGTCCAGCCTCGGGGCCATCGTGTCCGTGGCTCCCCTGGGCTTTGCCGTGGACACCTTCGGCATGACGGGCACCTTCGCCCTGCTCTCGGCCATCCCTCTCGTCATGGCCCTGGTCCTTGTCCGCAAGGCCCCTGCCGACCCCATCCGCCTTTCCGCTGCGGGAAAGGAAGCCAGGAGCCTTTTCTCTATCTTTCCCGGCATAGGGAAGGCCATTCTGTTCATAATGAAAAACCGCAGGATCCGGGCTATTCAGATCCTTTGGGCGATCTCCTCGGCCTCTCTGCTCACCTTCCAGGGACTGTGGGGCGTGTCGTGGTTTGCCGCTGCCTTCAATGCCTCCCCTGGGTCGGCCCGGTTCTGGAGTTCCCTGGTCAGCGTGGGGATGATGCTGGGTCCCGTCTCCACCGGCGGCGTGGTGGTCTCCCCCGCCGGACTGCCGGGAATCATACGGAAGGTGAGCGCGGCTAACGCGCTGAGCTGGTTTCTGCTGCTCGCGGCGGTGGGATGGGGAGGAGCGGTGTGGGTGGGCGGCCTTGCGGCCTTCATCGTGGGGATGACCTCGGGGATGAGGGGGGTGTTCTCCCTGGCGGCCATTACCGCCGTTTCCCGCCCGGGAGAGCGGGGGGCCGTCTTTGGCGCCATGAACATGACCGCGGTGCTGTCGGCGGTTGTCTTCCAGTGGGGAACGGGCATCATCATCGACCATTTCCCGGGGGGAACGCCGGGCACGTTCACCTCAGCGGGCTACTTCGCCGGGTTCACCGTGGTGGCCTGCGCCATGGCGGCAAGCCTTCTTGCCCTGCGTCCCCTGGGGAGGGAACCTCTCGCCCCTGACACGGGGGAAGAGGGCAAAGACTGA